The Mytilus edulis chromosome 12, xbMytEdul2.2, whole genome shotgun sequence genome contains a region encoding:
- the LOC139497992 gene encoding zinc finger protein 706-like, protein MARGQQKIQSQMKNAEKQAKLKKMAGTDTKKAAAAALTHKCTVCMSMMPDPKTYKQHFESKHPKVALPENLKDVAA, encoded by the exons ATGGCTCGTGGTCAACAAAAAATCCAGTCTCAGATGAAAAATGCTGAAAAGCAGGCCAAGTTGAAGAAGATGGCTGGAACTGACACAAAGAAGGCTGCAGCAGCTGCTTTAACACATAAATGTACTGTGTGTATG TCTATGATGCCTGATCCTAAAACATACAAACAACATTTTGAAAGTAAACATCCTAAGGTTGCACTACCAGAAAACTTGAAAGATGTTGCAGCTTAA